In Fusarium verticillioides 7600 chromosome Unknown supercont3.27, whole genome shotgun sequence, a single window of DNA contains:
- a CDS encoding mannan polymerase II complex MNN10 subunit, producing MTLSRSPSPVPGGGWSSPGLSLDSGRSTPANVSGGPVVWESAKMRPHNSSTFSSFSTQNKGFFSRHMRRLSSSLPQFNGQRETWKEKHGRGPRWIRKVPLAGRIRSIYGRMGRRLKMSLLFMLVAILCYTIFYTTPLVYYWRRSFGGGNKFVIILGANVGGGVMEWKGAREWAIERDSVRNKRKYVNRWGYDLEIVDMSTKKKYAHEWRESWEKVDFIRSTLRKYPKAEWVWWLDLNTFVMEPSVSLQDHIFNHLQTEVERDINYFNPRNISHPFTNHYLDEVSRSPVGDGRANSINMIMTQDCAGFNLGSFFMRRSDWTDRLLDVWWDPVTYEQKHMQWEHKEQDALDQLYQTQPWVRKHVGFLHQRKINSFPPGACNPDGGPKDKHIHYEENQRDFLVNMAGCEWGRDCWGEMYYYREFSYWLNRNPWERFKEDLIAVLWFKLTGKKVKL from the exons ATGACCCTTTCGCGAAGCCCTTCACCTGTTCCCGGTGGTGGTTGGTCAAGTCCAGGCTTGAGCCTTGACAGTGGGAGGTCGACTCCAGCGAACGTGAGCGGTGGCCCTGTTGTATGGGAATCGGCCAAGATGCGACCTCACAACTCTAGCACATTTTCTTCATTTTCGACTCAAAACAAGGGTTTCTTCAGCAGACACATGCGGCGACTATCGAGCAGTCTCCCGCAGTTTAACGGGCAGCGTGAGACGTGGAAGGAAAAGCATGGACGGGGGCCAAGATGGATTCGAAAGGTACCACTCGCCGGTAGAATACGATCGATCTATGGGCGAATGGGCAGGAGACTAAAGATGTCTCTGCTGTTCATGCTGGTAGCGATACTCTGCTATACCATTTTCTACACAACCC CTCTTGTATATTACTGGAGGAGATCTTTCGGCGGCGGCAACAAGTTTGTCATTATCTTGGGCGCAAATGTTGGAGGTGGTGTCATGGAGTGGAAGGGCGCCAGAGAATGGGCTATCGAGCGAGACAGCGTGCGAAACAAGCGAAAGTACGTCAACCGATGGGGCTACGACTTGGAAATTGTGGACATgagcaccaagaagaagtaTGCGCACGAGTGGCGGGAGAGCTGGGAGAAAGTTGACTTTATTCGGTCGACCTTGAGGAAGTATCCCAAGGCTGAATG GGTTTGGTGGCTGGACTTGAACACATTCGTCATGGAGCCCTCAGTATCGCTTCAAGaccacatcttcaaccacctGCAGACAGAAGTCGAGCGCGACATCAACTATTTCAACCCTCGCAACATATCGCATCCTTTCACGAATCATTATCTGGACGAGGTCTCGCGAAGCCCTGTTGGGGATGGTAGGGCCAACTCgatcaacatgatcatgacaCAGGATTGCGCCGGCTTCAACCTGGGATCCTTCTTCATGCGGCGCAGCGACTGGACGGACAGGCTGCTCGACGTTTGGTGGGATCCTGTCACATATGAGCAGAAGCACATGCAGTGGGAGCACAAAGAGCAAGATGCACTGGATCAGCTATATCAAACGCAGCCATGGGTGCGCAAGCATGTCGGCTTCCTACATCAGCGCAAGATCAACAGTTTCCCACCCGGAGCTTGCAACCCCGACGGCGGACCTAAGGATAAGCACATCCACTATGAGGAGAACCAGCGCGATTTTCTGGTCAACATGGCAGGGTGTGAATGGGGCCGAGACTGTTGGGGCGAGATGTACTATTACCGTGAGTTCAGTTACTGGCTCAACCGAAACCCATGGGAGCGCTTTAAGGAGGATCTCATTGCGGTCCTCTGGTTCAAGCTCACcggcaagaaggtcaagtTGTGA